One genomic window of Muntiacus reevesi chromosome 4, mMunRee1.1, whole genome shotgun sequence includes the following:
- the LOC136166986 gene encoding uncharacterized protein, with protein MEERAFPENVFGVILLRLILFGTIYTSWTWMPISFRRLVTFPDLGEVICCGRSPVHLSRALSSGLQSCVFSGCCLWGYMGPDVLSRPSGWSDRSGWIPVRGRD; from the exons ATGGAAGAGAGAGCATTCCCAGAG AATGTGTTTGGTGTAATCTTACTTAGATTGATCCTGTTTGGGACTATCTATACTTCCTGGACCTGGATGCCTATTTCCTTTCgcag GTTGGTGACGTTTCCTGACCTTGGAGAAGTGATCTGTTGTGGGAGAAGTCCTGTGCACCTCAGCAGAGCCCTCTCCTCTGGTCTCCAGAGCTGTGTCTTCTCGGGATGTTGCCTGTGGGGCTACATGGGTCCTGATGTGTTGAGCAGACCAAGTGGCTGGTCTGATAGGAGTGGTTGGATCCCAGTCAG GGGCAGAGATTAA